In Choloepus didactylus isolate mChoDid1 chromosome 18, mChoDid1.pri, whole genome shotgun sequence, the genomic stretch TTCAGTGGATTCTCACTGCCTTACCAGCTCTGTGAGATTAGATATGCTACATCAGTAAATTAGATGACTAAGTTAAAGGTTCTTTAACATGTAACCGCTCACCTTCTTGAAACAAACTACTAATAGCAGTATTAAACACTATGCCATTTCCTCCACCAAGAATATTCTTCCTCTCTCTGGACAATAGGCCCACTTCTACTTTTTTGGAATCCTCACTGACTTCCCTCCCATTCTCCCTCTCACCTTAGGCACCACTCCGTGTTCcaattccacaattttttttttcttaacacagCAATCATACTagtaatatatttatttccatgtATGTTTCCCTCTTAAACTGTGTAAAATGAACCCTCTTAATAACATGAATACTCTTTTCATCTACTTATCGCCATTGCTTCACATTGCTTGGTGCAATAAATACTGATCTGAACAGAATACTCTACATAAACCAACCAAGAAGTAATAATATACTATGAAGTAATATTAGGTagactcatttttaaattgttgatattcaactttttttgacctacaaaaatggCCAATTTCACATGGTTCAAACAAATTGATTCAGCACTTAATTCATTCAAAGGCTCTCCCAAAAATAAATCCACAATTCAGAACTTCCAAATCGATTTACAACTAATCCTTCCAATAAGGATGACTTCCAAtccttattaaattattttagatcATTGTAGCCATTCTGTAAAATtcaggaggggtggggaaggggtggtAACATGGTAAATTTAAATTCTGCTTTACCCCTCTTAATCCAAATTTACCCATCTTTTGAGGATTACTGGCTATCCCACCACCATGTTTTGCTATTCTCATTTCTCAACCAGTCCACTGTACCTGCCTATTTTGTCTATACCTGAAGAGAAAAATACAGGATTATCAAGTAAATGCTGACTAAGGTAGTGAGAAGCCAACCATGTTTTCACAGATGCTTAATGAACTCTTAGGTGTATCAATTTTGATCCACAATTTGGAGCTACACAAAACTAGAATAAACACAATTGTCTGGAATACCTCTAAATAAACACAATGGTTTCAGTAACGAAAACTTGGAACTCGagatttttttctcccctcttttcTACTATTATGCTTATTCTAACCCAGTTCactttataaagataaaatatcaAATCCAAGTTGCTTGAAATGAAACTCCTACCATCATGATAGTAGACAGCTGCTGCTTTTACAACATGGGTAGTCATTTCCTTCACTCTCAAAACAAACCTAGTGAAATCTGGGGGTTAAATTTCAGCTTCTATTAAATTCTTTGTGGGTCATCTTTCAGACTAATACCATCACaaagcaaattcatttttattgcacaCATAAAGCAAAGTTAACTAAGAAATCAAGCAGTAATTATGGATGTGAAAATGGCAAAGCCTTAGGGAAAAGGACCTTACACCATATCAGGAATTATTTGTTGTATCCACTCCTATATGTCCCATGTTATGGGGGGGAtggacaacaaaaacaaaacaaaaaggaccCTTTCCAAATCTAGGAAATTCAACCAGGGAGGAAACTTCTAGGCACATGTTAGTAAGATTATTAAAGACAGCTGTGATGCCACAGGCACTCAAGGAACAACTGCAACAAAATGCAGCATATATGAAATTACTTATTCTTACATTATGGATTATTTCTGAATATGAATTACTTTCATATTCATTATTTAAAGAGTATTTTATTATTCAGATCCTCTGAATAAACGTGCAAACCATACCTAGCTTCCATACCCTTTTATGACTTAATTAACCATAACCTTTCTCCTCATATCCCATTTTCCAAATCCTGTATACTGCTACTGCATTTCATATCACCTCCCTCGTGCTCTTTCCCAATCTAAAAagctttgtttattcttttaaataaatgtttttgactGGGTAATGCACATGCACAAGGTTGCAAATATGAATGGGTaaacctgttatttatttccctgGACTATTCCAAGTCGCCCACTTCTAGAAACCAGAAAAATGGCTTCCAATTCATCTTACAAATAGGTGCCACATCTCTCCCTGCAATACAGCTATACAAGTCAACTGATTAAAACCAACTCAGTTGTTAAAAAAGCATTCGAGTACAATTTTATAAGCAAAACAAAgactattatccctattttataaattaagaaacTCGGGCATAATgacaataatttttcaaaatatacagCAATCAGGAATACCAGCATAAAAACCCATGTCTTTGGTCAGTTTAAGTTATTTCCATTCCACCAGCCTATCTCCCTGATATTCAGTGGCTCCTGCCACTAGACTGCAACttaccttccttctttcccttacCACATCCAAACTGGATCCCTTCCTGTATTTACATTTATTCTTCATTGtccaatttttctattcttttgtctTCCCCTTCTCTGCATTTTCATTTATCAACACTCTCCTTCATCCATCAAAACCCAGTTTAAATGCTGTTACTTCCATGAAAACATATTCTACATTGACTCTTCCTACCTTCACTCCATCATAAATTCTCAACCTCCTCTGAAATTTCAGTTACCTATACCCTTCTTATGCCATTTAACACCTTAACTTATACTTGTGTATTGTTTTCTCCTCTACTTCGTAAGTTCTTGAAAGGAAAAGATTCACCCTGCCAAGACATGTCTTTTGCATTCTCAGAACTTAGCAAAGTACTTTGCCTATGGTAGGTACTCattagggaaaggaaaaaatacatacatacacatccaAATTATTGCATGACTCCCTTAGTAgtacagaaaacagaaatgatcAACTGGAACTAGCTGTGgcagagcaaaggaaaaaaattggttTTAAACTGAGGAAAGCTCTCTAGACCTCGAGTTCCCACTCCTGGCTAGCAATCATAAAGATCCTAggtagttaaaatttttttttaaatttcaacctTCATCTACCTTAATCGAACTGCCTATCTCAACCACCCATCACCTGTGGAGACAGTAGggaaaacacattttcaaaatttcaggCAATAGCCTACAGTTGTCTAAAgggtatttatatataattaaaaatataatatataatttggaggaaaaaaagaggacatCAGTACTTAAGTTATTGTTCCTTCAAAGTAATCAACTTAGGATTCTTATATCTAATGGTAGGATAGCACACCTTAAATTTGTACTGTATCCTACAATACACTAAAACTTTTTATATCTGATCCTCAACTCGTTTTACAAACTCATAGCTCACCTTCAGGTTGACTCACCCCTATCAAGACTAAATCTCATTCTATTAGTCTCTACTGCCTCTAAGTACTGGCTCAGATTTACCGTATCAGATTACTTTTAGTGAATATTCCAAAATTTCAGCATTTCAAATGCTTGATACCCTTCAGTACAATATTAACCAAGCAAAATAATTCATCCCAGTTTAACACTTTGATTACGCATACAATACACATCGATCTATTTTAACAGACTTGACTCCAAATGACCTTTGACCATTTCAAAATCAAAGTTAAGATTTATCTGgtggtgggacatgactccaagggatgagtctggacctggttatcggtatcatgggattgagaaagacttcttgaccaaaaggtggaacagaaatgaaacaaagtttcaggggctgagagatttcaatggagttgaggtcattctgtaggttattctaATGTATtttatagatactcctttttatttAGAGTACGAGAATAGCTAGacgaaaatacctgaaactgctgaacttctgcaacccagtagccttgtataactaaatagcttacctggtgtgaccatgtgattgtgaaaaccttgtgattgtgatagaggctcacactccctctatccagtttagggacagatgagtagaaaaacaggaacaaaatagtaaatgaacTATGGtgggggggatgttttgggtgttcttttttacttttatttttaattcttgtttttgttacttttttttagagtaataaaaatgttccaaaaatttattgtagtgatgaatgtacaactctctgatgatactgtgaacaagcgATTACATGGTATGtaactatctcaataaaattccaaggaaaaaaaaagatttacctGGTGTTTTAAATCTTTGAAGGCAAACTAGCGTTCCACTAAACTAAGTATCCTGAGTAACTATTTTAAAGGAGACAGCAGTTATAATGCATGTTCTGGGTATGTACATTAAAAACCATCAGGCTAACATATTAGTGAAATACTATGATATCTGAAACTTGCTCTGAAAAACACTCTTACCAAAAGCTTTTTCAAAAAACTTAGCTGCTATGGTTGGCTACTCACAATGCCTATTCCCAACTCCTCTCTTGCTCACTATCTACTAtagagattgaaaaaaaaaagccagatacTTGCATTATCTGGTGATACTTGTATGATTTGGTCATTGTACTCTGGtaaatacatactgaaatatGAACAGTAAAGAGCATTGTATCTACATcttaaatggttcagaaaaacATAATTTGTAAAAATAGAATGAGGATGAAGTAAATGTGGCAATTGGAAAAGTATGGGTGAAAGGTATATGAAAGTTATCTTTATATTATTCTATAAtataaagtttgaaattattacaaaataaagttAACAAAAAATAACGATCAAAAAAAAGTGTGTGGAGGTGGATAGGTGAAACCAGAATGGCAAAACTTCCTGATGGCTTCATTTTTGTGTATACTTAAAAGttttcacaatgaaaaaaaaaaaaaaatcactcatgtCACTTCagataaatgagaaaaagaggacCTACTCTCAcatcaaatattttatatgtacatacacacgtGTACACAGATGTGTACAAGTAATGTTCTGCTGTATACTGGTACAAATCCCCTCCCCAAGATAACACAAAGATGAACAATTCTATTTTcactaaaacaaagaaaaagttaatATATATCAAAAACTAGAAGAATTCAGATAGACAATTACAGGGTTCTAGGTGCAGAGATACAGAATGGAGGGTTAAGGCTTAATAGgttcagtttctgtttggggtgatgtattacaacattgtgaatgtaattaacataacTGAATTGTAGACTGAAAGTGGCCAAAATAGGAAATGTTATGTTgcgttaccaaaataaaaatttgttaaaaaaaaaaaaaaaaaaatcccaaaaagtAGAAATCCCATCAATTCCTTTTTAATGCCTTATTATATCTTCATTTCATAACTATAATGTATTAAACTATGATTATTCAGATTTTTTATAATCTGTACTTCTAAGGTCATCAAATAATTAACGTTTAATCTAAAAGATGTGCCATTCCTATTAAAGTGACATAACTCACTTTCCTACCTAGTAGTACCAATCAAGCGGTAGTTAGGAAACATGCATAGAACTTCCATTTTAAACCTAACTTCAGTTCATTTAGTAAGAGATTACTTTTGAACACTTAAGGAGTATACAAAAGGACCGCAGAAATACAGGTTCtcttaagagaataaaaaaccCAAAACTGATCATTTTAAGGTTTTAagagtttaaaacaaacaaaaaggcttCCGTTTATCAAAAAACCTTCAAAAGGTTGTGATTCAAAATGAATTCAAAGACAAATTGATGACCTGATGGACCAATCTTCATTCAAAAAACTGCCACTTTCGGACCTAACTGAACTGAATATTATCTACTGTTCTAGGGAAAGAGATTGATACTAATTTAATCTCAATAATGTCCAACCACAAAACTCAGGCTAAtgtacaacaaaaaaaaacataactgCATCCATTTAGTTGACCtattttagtttatattaataCCAATGATTTCATATTTAGTTAGCCCATCTGTAGGAAACAAGCATACTGAATATCTACAAGTAAGAAAGAAGTTAATACTGCCATTTTAAAAAGGCCTGCAATTCTACGTAAGAAAAACCATCTCATACATAAACCACCAACCAACCACCTAATGGAACCTGCTCCAGAAATTTTTctggaggggatggggagagatATCACAACCAGGTAGCCTCAGACTCACACAATGATCACCAGTACAACAAACTTTGGTAAAGAATGTCCAAAATGGTAGATGACAAGAAAAATAGCACCAAAAACACCCCAACTCCCTCTGGCATAATTTCACATACAAACTATTGGcagactgaaaaatcacttctcTTAATTACCAGTTTGTAAACATCATTTGCTAAGGATTCAATTACTTAGGCCAtacattaaatttttctttaagacATAAACAATATTCCTATAAAGTTATACACATTGAAAAAATATCTAGTTCCCTTTAACACTGGCTCTGGGAGAACTAGGCTCGCAAAAGCATAGCTTCTGCAATGCTAATGGTGCTGCCACTGTAGTTTGCCTAAATTATTTTCTCAACATTCAACACCCATTATCCTttcttataaggaaaaaaaaagttttgacaCTCCATCTTTTTCGACTCCTCCTCAAAAACACTGTTCCTACTCATTTTAAGCAAATTAGAGCTATTAAATGAACTCACTAACAAAAATTCCAAGAAATCTATGATATGAAAAGCAAAGGAAACTTAGgtttatactattttaaaaaacaaactgtcCAAGAGATAAATCTAAGTTACCCCTTTTAGGCAAgttctctcctccctcttctctgACGGAGGCAAGAGGTAAATTATATCGatctacataaaaataaatgcttttaagTTGGAAAAGTGAAAATTCCTTCCAAACTTTAACCATAGTATTTCCAAAGACCCCGAATTAAGTTTGGTATCAGCTGCTTATCCTCGTTCTTTTTAAAGAATCTCAGTTAAAGTCACCCTTAATACAAACAGgtaataaaaatatcttaaattgGCCAGTAAGAATCTTTGCATAGGAAACAAATGAGTTACCTTTAGTGTGATATACAATAGCAGCCCTCAGGTCAAAAGAACCCCAGCTATCATTTCTTTCTAGGCCTCTCTGATATCTCTGTTCTTTGGCGGAGCCTAACAAAGTGTTCGTAGGAGAGGCCAGAGGATTTTGATTTTCTATCTCGTAGTCCTTTGAGAGAAACACTAAAGCACCTTGACTACTGGTGTCTGCTTTTTGCAGGTCACCTATATGACTGGGTTCCAAGGATAAGGCTCCACTCTCACTAGTAGTCCCAGGTTTTAGAATGCTACCCAGAACTTGAGGACTAGTCCGTTTTTCCAGCTCATAAGCCTTGGGAAACACAGGATGCTCAGTTCCTGAGGGGATTATTTCAGCACCCTGTGAAACCAAAGTGGCAGGATATTCCCCTTGAAATGTCACCTCCATTACTTTATGATCTGATGACTTCCCAATAACAGTCTCAGGGCCAGCACTGGGTTCATTTATAAATGATAAACCCCACTGATTCTGGAAGATATCCCCCAAGTTTTGCTGATCTGTCTGAGAGGGCAGATCCACTTGTGTTGTGCTCAACAGCACAGTTTGCATATTTGAAGGGTAGATAAAAAGGCTAGACTTAATTTGTTCAACAGCTGCTGAAGTTAAACTCATGTCCTGGAGAACTGAATCAGTCCCAGAAGAGATGGGAGTATTAGCAGCAGTAGTGAGCAGTGGCTGAACCCCTGGAGAATACCCACTTGCATCAGTCCCTGCTAAAACAGGTCCATTAGAAAAACTGGCAGAAGTAACAGATTTCAGCGCAGACATAGGAACCTGGGATAACCGACTTGAAGATTGGGTCTGAGTTTCCCCAGTAGATGATGAAGAGGATGAAGATGAAGATGGAGACACAGAAGAATTCTGTAcagttttgttgaggttttcctTAACTTTGCTTGCATAACTTATTTTAGGAACTATTTTAGCACTGCTATTGTCCACTGGAAAAACTGGGGGTGGTTTAAATAGGGTCCACGAGTCCTCCTTGGAGGCAACTGCTGAAGCATGCTTTCCTTTGGGCCGATCATCAAACTTTTTGTTGCTCACACCAGGTTTAGCATCGGAGCTCTTCCGCAGCACATCACCAACAGTGGGTTTTCCTCGGCTTGCTCCTCCAAGCCCAGATTCGTACTTCCAAATGGGCTTAGAACCATCTATTCGACTTCCCTTTTGTTCACTATAGTCAGGTTTGAAAGTTTCAAGTCCCTGTTTTAAAGCTGGGACACTAGTCTCTTGTTGCATTATTTTGTCCTGCACTAAATTAAGGTTTTCACAACCCTTGGCACTATTGCGCCTGGCTTTCCTTTTTTTAGGAGTGGTATATCCGCTCTCAGatccactgccatcattatctgCCCCTTTGCCCATATAACCATTAGTAATATAGCCTGAATTATTTGTCACAACACCATTTGGAATTGCTACAACTTCGGTCTTGTCTACTGATTGGTTCTCTCCAGATTTATTTTCATAAGACTTCCCATTCTTTTTGTCCATACTGTTTTTCTgaataaaattcttggttttaATTCCTGCTTTTCCGAAGGTGCTGGCCTTCACGGTCTGCTTCAGGTTAGTGTCTACAATTTGCTGGTTACCATTGAGGACCCTGGAAACAGGGTTAGCTTCATCAGAACCCAGGCTCTTTAAAgatatttctctttctccagCATTACCATTTAGTTCACCGTAGCctaggaaaacaaaaagttttttttaatcacaacTTGCAAATTACAATAGTACTTAACATTTAAGGACGATTTACTGTGTGCTAGACATTAGACTATGAGCTTTATCTTTACATTCTTTCACAATTCTGTGAGAAGACATTTGTCAGCCatattttatagattaggaaacaGTCTACccaaatgttaaataatttgcccaaattCATACTGCGAAGCAAGGGACAGAACTGAGCCAAGTTTCAAACCAAAGTCTGAGGTAGGAAAGAACACAACCTCTTAACTCATTTGCCACAATACAAATCAAACAGCATCAACCTACCTATGGTTCTTACAAGGCTGTTAAAATTTCCTTTAAGAGTAGAGCTACCCTCTTCACAAAATCAAGTTATACTGATATAGCAATTGTAAGTATTATAGGGAAATTTCAGACTTCATTTCTATGAAGCCATAAATGGCTGTGGACACTATAAGCAGTTTCCATTGCATTAtacaaattaaacttaaaaataacaCTGTGAACTGTTTCCCAAAGTAATCTGCATTTGGACATTTCTCAGGTATAAGACCATACTGTTAATATacataccccccaaaaaaaacacctGTGTACCAATGTTTTAATTCTCTTAGAAGAAATATTCCTTTTATATTTGGATAAATAAactttcagagaggttaagtaactcgcCGAAGTCACAAAGCGGTAGAACTGGAAATGTGAACTCCAGCCCATCTGGAATCCATGCTTTCTTACACTATGTCATACCGCCTATCCAAGTGATGCGgtaagaaaatatttactaaaaaactacaacaaaagtatattaattttaaaaagtgtgacGGTATTCAGGTTTAACTGAAGACCTTCAACTAccataaaaaaaacacaacaaactaATTTTTATTACTATAGGTGGTTCAAAGAGATCGCGGAGCAATAATTTTCAGGACCAAATTGGGATAACTCATCCCATTTTATTACTAGTAAAGCAGTCATATTAGTTATCTACTTTTCTAGAAAATGTTCATGAAAGTATTTCAGGTCAAGTCATTAAATATAGACACACAATAGAAGGacagacatacacacattcaGAAGGCAGTTTTTTCTGGAGGAGTCCAACAGGAATAGTGTTATTTGCCTTCATCACTCATTCTCTTGGGCCTTTAGCCTGTGAGGGCTAAAAGGTATTTATATGTGAGTATGTGTATTCTTGTTTTGATATTTTCTCAGTTCTAATTTCCAGAGTAGTAAGTATCAACAGATATAAACCATACAGAAAGTTCTTTGGAGGGCCTCCATTTTAAGACTATAAGGGATACTGAGATAAAAGTTTGAAAAGCTTAAAGGAACTTGTGAATCTGGAAAGATTTCCAACAGcgtttattataattttaaatcactcattttacatcagaaaaaaaggtgaaaacaccaaaaaaataagcaaataaaggcATTTTCTTCTCCTGTATTAACTCTCAGATAATACGCTCAAGAAAATGTGCTCAAGGCCTAATCCTTCCTAAGGCACAGTGGCACAAAACTTGTACCACgaaagaatatattttgtaaGGTTTCTTAACTTCTGTGGGGGCACATTTTTATCTTTTGACTGCTGCCGAAAAGTTATGATAACCAACAGAGCTAAATTTTTGGTGGAAAAGGTTCTAACTCTATGAAACAGAAGAGACCACTGCTTAGGATGTTTCCAAaaaggttcttttcttttttctcaaattttaacagacataacTTTACCCTTGTGCAAATCTGGACCAAAGACAAGAACTATATATACCACTGACCATGCTAACAGATTAAATAAAGGTTTGTACCTTTAGGCCCATTAGTCTTAACTTTCCAGACCTCAAAGGTAAGCCATCGTAAAAACCAAAGACATCCAACATCCAAACTAAGTCAGACCAAGAAGACTTTAAAGAGAACTAGAAAAATTATTCCTTaggacttttgtttttaaaactgaaaaattacaAAACCAAGGGTGAATTTAGGTATTTAAGGAAGATGTAAATACTATAGCTTAACAGAAAGATATTAAAGTGCTTTCGGAGCTTTTATTATTCAGGACTGCCATGCTGAAGCATCTAACGCCACTTCCAACGGACTCAGCAAAAACTTAAAGAGTCCTGATAAATCTAGCTTTTAGATTAGAAACTGAAATTACTCAAGACACATGACCCTCTCTTGCGCCCTCTTCTGGATAAAGAAAAACTTCCTCTTTATAGGTTTGTGGGTAATGGGTCACAAGAACCCACTTCAACATATTACTtttttccctaagttttcttaGTAAATTAGCATTATGCATAGCAAAGGAACAGCAGTGTGACCAGGCCACACATGGAAAACTGCTCATCCCAAATGGTTTATACTCTCTCAAAACTGCTAAACCTAGTTTCCCCCTTTATTCCCTTCCAGGATAAGACATACTATTTTGGGGATGCTTCTATATGTAGAAAGGAGTCATGCAAGGAGTATGTTAACCTGACCATTAAGACTGTCTGACAACACATCCCAAACAACCTTATTAAGGAAAGGTTTCTCATCTTTAAATTGAAAAAGATCTACTCTTATGTAGTTCCTTTAAGCCTAAAACTGTTTCAAATCCTTaggattaaatatatatttacgtGTCCATTTTTTTCAGCCTAAGAATCCAACAGTCCTTACCACCCCTCAAAATGGAAAATACGACATTCTAATTTCAGTCTTCTAGTTACACTAAGCCTGCAATAGAAAAACAgtttttctccagttcttgaTAACTGCTTGCATCAAACTTGATACGCTGGGTTTAACATTCACTGCTTACCGTTCTCTTCATTTCTTGTCAACTTataaacctttattttttttaaatctgcgaGGTTGTAGACTCTTAAACTCACTTCTTCAAATCCCACGATTTAACGTTTGTTAAAAACAAGGTTTGGGATATCAATATCGatttcaaaatgcaaaaaacaccATTCTTTGAAACCTGGAAAAAAGCCTCAAGTGAGGCAAGAAGGTTGTGACCCAACCTCGTGGATGAGCCACCCGGGTTCATCCTTAAGGACAAGacgggtaaaaaaaaaaacttgccccCCTCCCATCCAATCAACATTTTTTAATCCCTCTCCTCAAAGACACTATCCAAGCCCATAAGGTCGTGTTGGGAGCGGGGAAGGGGACGCGGAGAAAAAGCTTTTTTGTGTGTAGAAAACGAGCTGCTAGAAGGAAAGGACCCAAGTGAAAGCCTCAGAGGCGGAGTCGTGAGCGAACCTGGCAGGAGATGAGGTTCCTGTGGCAGAGAAACTCGTGACCGAGGAGCTCGGTTCCCGCAGGGTACCCCACCCGGCCTTCAGGCAACGCCTCTAGCCAAAAtgtatcccccccacccccccaccccgccaaCCCTCCAGCCCCGGAACAGCCGCGGCCGCCGCCCGCGgcctccttcctcccctcacCTCCGCTTGGAGGCCGGCTCCCCGCCCTGACCGCCTGCCCGCGCCTCCTGCCGCACCCGGGAGCGGGAAACGCGGTCGCCGGCGCGCGGGGCCCGGCGCAGGCCGCTCCCCTCGTGGccgcctccctcccccacctcaacCGCCCCCGCCCCTCACCCCAGGGACCCGCCCGGGGCCGCGCGGCCGCCACCGGGTTACACAACCAGGGCCGGCGAcggggggaggggcggccccGGGCCGGGGGCGCCCCTGCAGGGCGGGGAGGACAGGCTACCGCCGACGGGGATCCCCGGGCACCCGGCTTCGCCACGCCAGGCACCCCTCGAAACCCTTCCCCCTTCGCTCCTCAGAAGGCCGGAGTCGGTGACAGGAATCGGCTTCCAACATGGCCGACAGGAAGCGGCCCCGCGAGGAGGAGAGAACATTCCAGCCGCGCCGGCTCTGGGGGGAGCGGGCCCGGGGCGCCCGTCTCAGGAGGAGCCTTGGGCAGAGGCCGCAGGCTCTGGATCCCAAGAGGGGTGTTTACGGCTGGAAATGACCTGAGAAACGAGGGGTCCCGGCCGCCCCCCTAGACGGGGAACCTCAAGGCCACAGGTGGGCTTGGGGTGGCGGGTAAGGGAGGACATTACTTCAACTCTGATCACCGACCTTCCTCGCCGGCTGCAAAAGGGTCTCGCGTCACCCACCCGAGTCGGGATTCGCTAGGCCTTCCTGAATTACAACCCAaaggattttgtgtgtgtgtgtgtgggggggtagaCTCGCCCCATCTCAGAGCCCCAAAAGAGGCCTCTTCTGGGCCACAGGGAGAACGGGAAAGGAATAATAAGGCTGGCCTTTAAGGCCGACCCGCCAGTTCTCCCTCCGGCCGGGGCGGGGGCCGGGAAGGTCACACTGGCCTAGCTGGGCCTCTTCCGTGCAGTGGGGAAGGAAAGGGCGCTGCAAACCCCGCTCCCCAGGCCGAGCCTGGGAAAGGTTTGGGAGAAAGAAAGGGGGCACCCCCAGATCCGgagaacacacacatatacacaccccGACACCGTCCATGCTTTTCTGatccaaccccaccccccatcgcccctgccccccaccccaattccCTTCCTCCACCCGTCCTCCCTCCCAGACCTGTTTTCTTCTTCGGCGTTTCCTGGTGTTGCTGGAGGGCGTGTTTCTGCTCATGTTTCAGAGGCTTTGGCTGGGCCTTGGGGCTGCCCTCGGCTCCATGCTGCAAGTACTGGTGAGGctgctggtgatggtggtgatggtggtggttgtggctgtggttgtaaaaataataatggtggt encodes the following:
- the NUFIP2 gene encoding nuclear fragile X mental retardation-interacting protein 2; this translates as MEEKPGQPQPQHHHSHHHPHHHPQQQQQQQPHHHHHYYFYNHSHNHHHHHHHQQPHQYLQHGAEGSPKAQPKPLKHEQKHALQQHQETPKKKTGYGELNGNAGEREISLKSLGSDEANPVSRVLNGNQQIVDTNLKQTVKASTFGKAGIKTKNFIQKNSMDKKNGKSYENKSGENQSVDKTEVVAIPNGVVTNNSGYITNGYMGKGADNDGSGSESGYTTPKKRKARRNSAKGCENLNLVQDKIMQQETSVPALKQGLETFKPDYSEQKGSRIDGSKPIWKYESGLGGASRGKPTVGDVLRKSSDAKPGVSNKKFDDRPKGKHASAVASKEDSWTLFKPPPVFPVDNSSAKIVPKISYASKVKENLNKTVQNSSVSPSSSSSSSSSTGETQTQSSSRLSQVPMSALKSVTSASFSNGPVLAGTDASGYSPGVQPLLTTAANTPISSGTDSVLQDMSLTSAAVEQIKSSLFIYPSNMQTVLLSTTQVDLPSQTDQQNLGDIFQNQWGLSFINEPSAGPETVIGKSSDHKVMEVTFQGEYPATLVSQGAEIIPSGTEHPVFPKAYELEKRTSPQVLGSILKPGTTSESGALSLEPSHIGDLQKADTSSQGALVFLSKDYEIENQNPLASPTNTLLGSAKEQRYQRGLERNDSWGSFDLRAAIVYHTKEMESIWNLQKQDPKRIITYNEAMDSPDQ